In one Bartonella grahamii subsp. shimonis genomic region, the following are encoded:
- the lexA gene encoding transcriptional repressor LexA — MLTCKQYELLLFIHNHIKETGVPPSFEEMKNALELSSKSGIHKLIIALEQRGFIRRLPNRARAVEVIRLPEKITFNLSLARKISPNMIERNKREISKSLSNLDNFEEEEKKNITIPIMGRISASVPASAIQQQTNTISLPHNMVNIGEHYALEVKDDSMVEAGILDKDTIIVKRQNTAITGEIIVAFIDKKEATLKRYRRKGASIALEAANPHYEVRTYESDRVEIQGKLTGLIRKY, encoded by the coding sequence ATGCTGACATGTAAACAATATGAGCTACTCTTGTTTATTCACAACCACATAAAAGAAACAGGTGTTCCTCCTTCTTTTGAAGAAATGAAAAATGCATTAGAACTTTCTTCAAAATCTGGTATTCATAAGCTCATTATAGCATTAGAACAACGAGGATTTATACGTCGTTTACCTAATCGTGCTCGTGCGGTGGAGGTGATTCGACTTCCTGAGAAAATAACATTTAACCTTTCTTTAGCACGTAAAATTTCTCCTAATATGATAGAAAGAAATAAAAGGGAAATATCAAAAAGTTTGAGTAACCTTGATAACTTTGAGGAAGAAGAAAAAAAAAATATCACCATTCCTATTATGGGACGTATTTCTGCGAGCGTGCCCGCCTCTGCTATACAGCAACAAACAAACACCATTTCTCTCCCACACAATATGGTTAATATAGGTGAGCACTACGCATTAGAAGTTAAAGATGATTCTATGGTGGAGGCCGGTATCCTTGATAAAGATACAATCATTGTGAAACGTCAAAATACAGCAATAACAGGTGAAATTATTGTTGCGTTTATTGATAAAAAAGAAGCCACATTAAAACGTTATCGACGCAAAGGAGCTTCTATTGCATTAGAAGCCGCAAATCCTCATTATGAAGTACGTACATACGAATCCGATCGTGTAGAAATACAAGGCAAACTTACCGGACTTATTCGCAAATATTAA
- a CDS encoding septal ring lytic transglycosylase RlpA family protein, with protein MPSNRKKKFTFIIKPTLQLFSMIVISQSLVSCCASQTMNFSIKDSYHIKDSYHNKPIDVNTSVLPQQVSNKKNQSEEKKRGRAIVGKPYQIKGKWYYPQNDPTYKRVGEASWYGSDFHGRLTANGEIYDMNLLTAAHPTMPLPSYARVTNLKNGSSLIVRVNDRGPFMKDRIIDLSRQAAAILGYVDRGVADVKVEYIAEAPVGYYDGAYLMASYTPGNAASYSLASENISKKRETVLLKEQRNTGNKEELAKATAVEQEQRNKTVAVKLPEIGPIMLDKPMPFDQVASINKLNKKMKVNWLQLF; from the coding sequence ATGCCTTCAAATAGAAAAAAGAAATTTACTTTTATTATTAAACCAACGCTTCAATTGTTTTCTATGATCGTCATTTCTCAGTCACTGGTATCTTGTTGCGCAAGCCAAACTATGAATTTTTCAATAAAAGATTCCTATCATATAAAAGATTCCTATCATAATAAACCAATTGACGTAAACACTTCTGTACTACCTCAACAAGTATCTAATAAGAAGAATCAATCGGAAGAAAAAAAGCGTGGGCGAGCTATTGTTGGTAAACCTTATCAAATAAAAGGAAAGTGGTATTATCCTCAAAATGATCCAACGTATAAACGTGTTGGCGAAGCATCATGGTATGGTTCAGATTTTCATGGACGTTTAACTGCCAACGGTGAAATTTATGACATGAATCTTTTGACTGCTGCTCATCCTACAATGCCTCTACCTAGCTATGCTCGTGTTACTAATTTGAAAAATGGATCTTCACTCATTGTTAGAGTGAATGATCGCGGACCTTTTATGAAAGACAGAATCATTGATTTATCAAGGCAAGCTGCGGCAATACTGGGGTATGTAGATAGGGGGGTTGCAGATGTTAAAGTAGAATATATTGCTGAAGCGCCCGTTGGCTATTATGATGGTGCATATTTAATGGCCTCTTATACTCCTGGAAATGCTGCCTCATATTCATTAGCGTCGGAAAATATTTCGAAAAAAAGAGAAACTGTTTTGTTAAAAGAGCAGCGCAATACAGGAAACAAAGAAGAATTAGCTAAAGCAACTGCTGTTGAACAGGAACAGCGTAATAAAACTGTTGCAGTTAAATTGCCAGAAATTGGTCCTATCATGCTTGATAAGCCGATGCCATTCGATCAAGTTGCCTCTATAAATAAGCTAAACAAAAAAATGAAGGTCAATTGGTTGCAGCTGTTTTAA
- a CDS encoding D-alanyl-D-alanine carboxypeptidase family protein yields MYITLRILLTLWGVLAFDTWGRAEYFQISAPQLLLLDDNTETILYEKQSDIPFFPASLAKLMTVEVVFHHLKKGLLKSTQKFKVSENAWRKGGAPSGTTTMFAKIKTEISVSDLLRGLIIVNGNDAAIILAEGISGDEAHFAKLMNQRAKIVGLSQSHFVNATGLPEEGQFVTVRDMIILARHIVQKYPDYYALYCEPHFTWNNIFQRNKNPLISKEIGVEGFGFGYSEKEGFSMVASISKNHRRLFLAINGLQDSKKYTKEIERILQWGMTAFDLKTIFTKEETVGRASVYGGKQNFVPLIVKKPISFMLSNEKKVNVKAKIKYHGPLKAPIVSGQSVGVIQILEDKKVLLEKPVFAGMNVQEGSFFAKVKNAFYEITIGWLRKYL; encoded by the coding sequence ATGTATATAACATTAAGGATCTTATTGACCTTATGGGGGGTATTGGCATTTGACACGTGGGGGAGAGCAGAATATTTTCAAATTTCTGCACCACAATTATTGTTACTCGATGATAATACAGAGACAATACTTTATGAAAAACAAAGTGATATTCCTTTTTTTCCTGCTTCATTAGCAAAATTGATGACAGTGGAAGTCGTATTTCATCACTTAAAGAAGGGATTATTAAAGAGTACGCAGAAATTCAAGGTTAGTGAAAATGCTTGGCGCAAAGGTGGAGCACCTTCCGGTACAACCACTATGTTTGCAAAGATAAAGACAGAAATCAGTGTTTCTGATCTTTTACGTGGTTTAATTATTGTGAATGGAAATGATGCTGCTATTATTCTTGCTGAAGGAATATCAGGAGATGAGGCTCATTTTGCAAAACTGATGAATCAGCGCGCAAAAATAGTTGGGTTATCTCAGAGTCATTTTGTTAATGCAACAGGGCTACCCGAAGAGGGACAGTTTGTCACAGTGCGTGATATGATTATATTAGCACGTCATATTGTTCAGAAATATCCGGATTATTATGCACTTTATTGTGAGCCTCATTTTACGTGGAATAATATTTTTCAACGGAATAAAAACCCTCTTATTTCTAAGGAAATTGGTGTAGAAGGATTTGGTTTTGGCTACAGTGAAAAAGAAGGTTTTTCAATGGTTGCCAGTATTTCTAAAAATCATCGACGTCTTTTTTTAGCAATCAATGGTTTGCAAGATAGTAAAAAATATACAAAAGAAATAGAACGCATTCTTCAATGGGGAATGACGGCATTTGATCTTAAAACGATTTTCACAAAAGAAGAAACGGTTGGTCGTGCTTCTGTTTATGGTGGTAAGCAAAATTTTGTTCCACTCATTGTTAAAAAACCAATAAGTTTTATGCTTTCGAATGAAAAAAAAGTAAATGTTAAAGCAAAAATTAAATATCATGGTCCATTGAAAGCTCCCATTGTTTCTGGGCAATCAGTTGGCGTTATTCAAATTTTAGAAGATAAAAAGGTTCTTTTGGAAAAACCAGTTTTTGCCGGAATGAATGTTCAGGAAGGAAGTTTCTTTGCAAAAGTAAAAAATGCATTCTATGAAATAACAATTGGATGGTTACGGAAATATTTGTAG